The proteins below come from a single Prolixibacter sp. NT017 genomic window:
- the sucC gene encoding ADP-forming succinate--CoA ligase subunit beta: MKIHEYQAKQIFADYEIPVSDEILCHSVEDVEKAADKLGLPVVVKAQVLAGGRGKAGGVKLAKTKEELVDAANQILGMDIKGYTVEKVLTAKAISFTDEFYVGLTIDRNTKSVVFMASAEGGVEIEEVAKDNPDAIHKFVIDAEIGLMPFQARQIAFKLFDDIKLVRQGADLFEKLYRVFMDTDASLAEINPLVITADGSLMALDGKMNFDDNALFRQAEILEMREPTEDEKTEIEAKEKGLSFIKLDGNIGCMVNGAGLAMATMDIIKIYGGEPANFLDIGGSSNPQKVIDAMNLLLADKNVKAVMINIFGGITRCDDVAKGIISALDQMNINIPIVVRLSGTNAAEGLEILKKTNLVTVASMGEAAEKAIEMASQTV; this comes from the coding sequence ATGAAAATTCACGAATACCAGGCAAAGCAGATATTTGCCGATTATGAGATCCCGGTCTCGGATGAGATTCTCTGTCACTCAGTTGAAGACGTGGAAAAAGCCGCTGACAAACTGGGATTGCCCGTTGTGGTAAAAGCCCAGGTTCTCGCCGGAGGACGCGGTAAAGCCGGAGGTGTAAAACTCGCTAAAACCAAAGAAGAACTGGTCGATGCAGCCAATCAGATCCTCGGCATGGACATTAAAGGTTACACTGTCGAGAAAGTATTGACCGCCAAAGCCATTTCGTTTACCGACGAATTTTACGTAGGTCTGACCATCGACCGGAACACCAAGTCGGTTGTGTTTATGGCCAGCGCTGAAGGTGGTGTCGAAATTGAAGAGGTTGCCAAGGACAACCCCGATGCCATTCACAAATTCGTTATCGATGCCGAAATCGGTTTGATGCCTTTCCAGGCACGGCAGATTGCTTTTAAACTTTTCGACGACATCAAGCTGGTTCGCCAGGGGGCCGATTTGTTCGAAAAACTCTATCGTGTGTTCATGGATACCGATGCTTCACTGGCCGAAATCAATCCGCTGGTGATTACTGCTGACGGTAGCCTGATGGCACTCGACGGTAAGATGAACTTCGATGACAACGCCCTGTTCCGTCAAGCGGAAATTCTGGAAATGCGTGAGCCTACCGAAGACGAGAAGACAGAAATCGAAGCAAAGGAAAAAGGATTAAGTTTCATCAAACTCGATGGTAACATTGGTTGTATGGTGAACGGCGCCGGATTGGCCATGGCAACCATGGACATTATCAAGATTTACGGTGGTGAACCCGCTAACTTCCTTGATATTGGTGGTAGCTCGAACCCGCAGAAGGTGATTGACGCCATGAACCTTCTGCTAGCCGACAAAAACGTGAAAGCCGTGATGATTAATATCTTCGGTGGTATCACCCGTTGTGATGATGTAGCCAAAGGCATCATCAGCGCACTGGATCAGATGAATATCAACATCCCGATTGTGGTTCGCCTGTCAGGTACCAATGCCGCTGAAGGTTTGGAGATTTTGAAGAAAACCAACCTGGTAACGGTTGCTTCCATGGGCGAAGCTGCTGAAAAAGCCATCGAAATGGCCAGCCAAACTGTTTAA
- a CDS encoding TIGR00266 family protein codes for MRSHEIDYRIVGGDLQFVEVELDPGETVIAEAGAMMYMEDSVSFETRMGDGSEANQSILGKLLSAGGRLLTGESLFLTHFTHRGLGKGHVAFAAPYPGTILPIDLPNHGGSILAQKDAFLCAAYGTKVGVALNRKLGAGFFGGEGFILQRFDGDGKVFVHAGGTVVERQLNNETLRVDTGCIVAFEPSIDFSIESAGGLRSMIFGGEGIFLATLRGTGKVWLQSMPVSKLIKALAPAGKNQGKGDSSILDNLFER; via the coding sequence ATGCGTTCACATGAAATTGATTATCGTATTGTTGGCGGAGACCTTCAGTTTGTGGAGGTGGAACTCGATCCGGGAGAGACCGTAATTGCGGAAGCCGGAGCGATGATGTACATGGAAGATTCGGTGAGTTTTGAAACCCGAATGGGGGATGGTTCCGAAGCCAACCAGAGTATATTGGGAAAATTATTATCAGCCGGAGGTCGGTTGCTTACCGGCGAGTCACTTTTTCTGACCCATTTTACCCACCGGGGATTGGGAAAAGGACACGTGGCTTTTGCGGCACCTTATCCGGGAACAATTCTTCCGATTGACCTGCCCAACCACGGAGGTTCTATTTTGGCTCAGAAAGACGCCTTTTTGTGTGCCGCCTACGGGACAAAAGTGGGAGTGGCGTTGAACAGAAAGCTGGGCGCCGGATTTTTTGGTGGCGAAGGTTTTATTCTTCAGCGTTTCGACGGTGATGGTAAAGTATTTGTTCATGCCGGTGGAACAGTTGTGGAGCGGCAACTGAACAACGAAACATTGCGGGTAGACACCGGTTGTATTGTCGCATTTGAGCCATCCATCGATTTCTCAATTGAATCGGCAGGAGGCTTGCGTTCTATGATTTTTGGCGGTGAAGGAATTTTTCTGGCAACTTTACGGGGAACAGGAAAAGTATGGCTGCAGTCGATGCCGGTTAGTAAACTGATTAAGGCCTTGGCCCCGGCAGGTAAAAATCAGGGAAAAGGCGATAGCTCCATTCTGGACAATCTGTTCGAGCGTTAA
- a CDS encoding succinate dehydrogenase/fumarate reductase iron-sulfur subunit, which translates to MADKILKKIYVKVWRQNNPSEKGRFETYEVENVSQGSSFLEMIDILNDQLIREGKDPIAFDHDCREGICGMCSMYINGHAHGPDSEITTCQLHMRRFEDGETITVEPWRAGAFPVIKDLIVDRTAFDKIQQAGGYVSVNTGGVPDGNTIPISQVDAEEAIDAAACIGCGACVATCKNSSAMLFVAAKVSQFAKLPQGKVEAKRRAKAMVAKMDELGFGGCTNTGACELACPKNISISHIARLNREYLKAKFSD; encoded by the coding sequence ATGGCTGATAAAATCTTAAAGAAAATATACGTCAAGGTTTGGAGGCAAAACAATCCCTCCGAGAAAGGTCGGTTTGAAACTTACGAGGTGGAAAATGTTTCACAGGGTAGTTCGTTCCTTGAAATGATCGACATCCTGAACGACCAGCTTATCCGCGAAGGCAAAGACCCGATTGCTTTCGACCACGATTGCCGCGAAGGTATTTGCGGTATGTGTTCCATGTATATTAACGGTCATGCGCACGGACCAGACAGCGAAATTACCACGTGCCAGCTGCACATGCGTCGGTTCGAAGATGGCGAAACCATTACGGTTGAACCATGGCGCGCGGGTGCTTTCCCGGTTATCAAAGACCTGATTGTTGACCGTACAGCTTTTGATAAAATCCAGCAGGCGGGCGGTTATGTATCGGTTAATACCGGTGGTGTACCTGATGGGAATACCATCCCGATTTCGCAGGTTGATGCTGAAGAAGCGATCGACGCGGCTGCCTGCATCGGTTGTGGTGCCTGTGTGGCGACCTGTAAAAACTCTTCGGCTATGCTGTTTGTAGCGGCCAAAGTTTCGCAGTTTGCCAAGCTTCCGCAAGGAAAAGTAGAGGCCAAACGTCGTGCGAAAGCGATGGTAGCCAAAATGGATGAGCTTGGATTCGGTGGTTGTACCAATACCGGTGCCTGCGAACTGGCCTGTCCGAAAAATATTTCTATTTCGCATATCGCCCGTTTGAACCGGGAATATCTGAAAGCGAAATTCTCTGATTAA
- a CDS encoding alpha/beta fold hydrolase has protein sequence MNQTQFYHFSNGRKLSYSLSGEGELLVLLHGYLESSAIFDDLLPELSRHFQILTVDFPGHGHSELPPEGYTFIDFAKELHSLLEEIGHTGQLTLAGHSMGGYNALAFAGLFPERVKRLALLHASADKASESHMNLRRREMGLIEKGRLELIIRNSLHNNFAPLNLNRFPELHDRLREMASQVSPKAAVRAIRAIMGRPSYLEFLNTASFPVLIIAGEEDKILAAAKQWNEAHHIRNATFIGLENCGHVGFIEEKSLFLEKFLNFSVEKPENSSIDGQNR, from the coding sequence ATGAACCAAACCCAGTTTTACCATTTCTCCAACGGTCGTAAATTGTCCTATTCCCTATCGGGAGAAGGTGAGTTATTGGTTTTGCTTCACGGGTACCTGGAATCATCGGCTATTTTCGATGACCTTCTGCCGGAGCTTTCCCGGCATTTTCAGATTCTGACAGTCGATTTCCCCGGCCACGGCCATTCCGAGCTTCCGCCGGAAGGCTATACTTTTATCGATTTTGCGAAAGAATTGCACAGTCTTCTGGAAGAAATTGGCCATACAGGTCAATTAACGCTGGCAGGACATTCGATGGGAGGATACAACGCACTGGCTTTCGCCGGCCTCTTCCCCGAAAGGGTAAAACGGCTGGCTTTGTTGCATGCATCGGCAGATAAGGCGTCGGAAAGTCATATGAACCTGCGACGCCGCGAAATGGGATTGATTGAGAAAGGACGGCTGGAGTTGATTATTCGCAATTCGTTGCACAACAACTTTGCGCCTCTTAACCTCAACCGGTTCCCGGAGTTGCATGACCGGTTGCGCGAAATGGCTTCACAGGTGTCACCGAAAGCTGCAGTAAGGGCAATCCGGGCCATCATGGGAAGGCCGTCGTACCTCGAATTTCTGAACACTGCTTCTTTTCCGGTACTGATAATTGCCGGGGAAGAAGACAAAATACTGGCAGCTGCCAAACAATGGAACGAAGCTCATCATATCCGAAATGCAACTTTTATCGGGTTGGAAAATTGCGGACATGTGGGCTTCATCGAAGAGAAAAGTTTATTTTTAGAGAAATTTTTGAATTTTTCGGTGGAAAAGCCGGAAAATAGTAGCATTGATGGCCAAAACAGATAA
- the sucD gene encoding succinate--CoA ligase subunit alpha, with translation MSILINSDTRLIVQGITGRDGSFHAQKMKEYGTNVVGGVSPGKAGQKVGDIPVFNTVKDAVAATKANASIIFVPPKFAADAVYEASEAGVELVITITEGLPTLDMVKLMPYLKKNGTKLIGPNCPGLVTPGEALVGILPGSIFKQGNVGLMSRSGTLTYEMVNQLTTNGLGQSTCVGIGGDPVAGLYYEELLEMFQNDPQTEAIVLIGEIGGDAEERAAQYIKEKVTKPVVAFIAGQTAPPGKRMGHAGAIISSGSGTAAEKIKAFEEAGVPVARKPAEIPVLIQERLGK, from the coding sequence ATGAGCATTCTAATCAACTCAGATACCCGCCTCATTGTACAGGGAATTACCGGTCGTGACGGTAGTTTTCACGCACAGAAAATGAAAGAATACGGAACCAATGTCGTTGGCGGGGTTTCACCGGGTAAAGCCGGACAAAAAGTCGGCGATATTCCGGTTTTCAATACGGTTAAAGACGCCGTAGCAGCAACCAAGGCCAATGCATCCATTATCTTCGTACCCCCGAAATTTGCCGCCGATGCCGTTTACGAAGCATCTGAAGCGGGTGTAGAGCTCGTGATTACCATCACTGAAGGTCTTCCCACACTGGATATGGTGAAACTAATGCCCTACCTGAAAAAGAACGGCACCAAACTGATTGGTCCCAACTGTCCGGGACTGGTTACTCCCGGTGAAGCGCTGGTTGGTATCCTTCCGGGAAGCATCTTCAAGCAAGGAAATGTAGGTTTGATGAGCCGTAGTGGTACACTGACTTACGAAATGGTGAACCAGTTGACCACGAACGGTCTCGGACAAAGTACCTGCGTGGGAATTGGTGGTGACCCGGTTGCCGGACTCTATTATGAAGAGTTGCTGGAAATGTTCCAGAACGACCCGCAAACCGAAGCCATTGTGCTAATTGGTGAAATTGGTGGTGATGCCGAAGAGCGTGCAGCCCAATACATCAAAGAAAAGGTGACCAAACCGGTTGTTGCCTTTATCGCCGGACAAACCGCACCTCCCGGAAAACGCATGGGACACGCCGGAGCTATTATTTCCAGCGGAAGCGGTACTGCTGCTGAAAAAATTAAAGCGTTCGAGGAAGCCGGAGTTCCGGTTGCCCGTAAGCCAGCCGAAATCCCGGTGCTTATTCAGGAGCGCTTAGGAAAGTAA
- a CDS encoding CPBP family intramembrane glutamic endopeptidase has product MRFRILRTSGPFTQLMFATLVVLILAVVALFVGFLLAMPIFHLSIGDMGAAMTNFSSPQGVVLMKYFQTVQAIGIFVIPPFIIAWVLSERPISYLHLDKIATLKSIILVMVLVYFANPMINWMAEFNSGLQLPDWLSGVQDWMKASEDQADQITKAFLHVDGLGGMFFNLFMIGLLPAIGEELLFRGIVQRILKDWTKNAHAAIWLSAALFSSLHMQFFGFLPRMMLGALFGYLLEWSGSLWIPMVGHFVNNGSAVIISYLIEKGVVSSSVEKVGTSDGQGTYLAILSLIFVMVLLRSFYVQVRGAGELWTTTEEPNPPVD; this is encoded by the coding sequence GTGAGATTCCGAATACTACGCACCTCAGGTCCGTTTACGCAGTTGATGTTTGCCACGCTGGTGGTTTTAATTTTAGCCGTCGTGGCTCTGTTTGTTGGCTTTTTGCTGGCCATGCCGATATTCCACTTGAGTATTGGTGATATGGGTGCTGCCATGACCAATTTTTCGTCGCCGCAAGGAGTCGTCCTGATGAAATACTTTCAGACGGTACAGGCCATCGGAATTTTCGTCATCCCGCCATTTATTATCGCCTGGGTGCTGAGCGAACGACCGATTAGCTATTTGCATCTCGATAAAATCGCGACACTCAAAAGCATCATCCTGGTAATGGTTTTGGTGTATTTTGCCAACCCGATGATTAACTGGATGGCTGAATTCAATTCGGGATTACAGCTTCCTGACTGGCTTTCCGGTGTTCAGGACTGGATGAAAGCTTCGGAAGATCAGGCTGACCAGATTACCAAAGCCTTTTTGCATGTTGATGGTTTAGGAGGAATGTTCTTCAATCTATTCATGATTGGATTGCTGCCGGCCATCGGAGAGGAATTGCTTTTTAGGGGTATCGTTCAACGGATTCTGAAGGACTGGACAAAGAATGCACATGCAGCCATATGGCTCAGTGCGGCACTATTCAGTTCTTTGCACATGCAGTTTTTCGGATTTTTACCAAGAATGATGCTGGGAGCACTGTTCGGTTATCTGCTTGAATGGAGTGGTTCTCTTTGGATCCCAATGGTTGGGCACTTTGTCAACAATGGTTCTGCTGTGATTATTTCCTATTTGATAGAAAAGGGAGTGGTCAGCTCCAGTGTGGAGAAAGTCGGAACATCGGACGGGCAGGGAACGTACCTCGCCATCCTCAGCCTGATTTTCGTTATGGTGTTGCTGAGATCGTTCTACGTGCAGGTACGTGGAGCGGGAGAGTTGTGGACTACCACCGAAGAACCGAATCCACCGGTTGATTAA
- a CDS encoding TonB-dependent receptor: MKKILFLIVTLLISWPVFSQQENNGVVKGRVFNASNNQPVPFANVVVFGTNTGTTADINGNFKLTGLTPGFIKLQVSSVGFQINITESFRVTNASEAEINIPMEESTVNLDAVTVKPSQFRRREESPVSLRSIGIDEIEKNPGGNRDISKVIQSYPGVSSTPAFRNDVIVRGGGPSENRFFLDDVEIPNLNHFATQGASGGPVGIINVDFIREVDFYSGAFPADRGNALSSVLEFKQKDGNSDKMKYRATLGASDLALTLDGPLSKNTTAIFSARRSYLQFLFSALGLPFLPTYNDFQFKVRTKIDDKNEVYFTGIGALDQFKLNTDANKTEEQRYILGYLPVNKQWSYAVGAVYKHYREKGYDTWVVSQNRLNNIQYKYQNNVEKPENLLLDYDSYERETRFRFEHNYTSSNGFRLNYGAGLQYAEYFNRTYRKNFINGQLAELNYRTDLSFWKYSFFGQASQHFLDERLVLSLGLRADANNYSAQMNNLLQQLSPRFSASYNFTPSLSASMNTGRYYQLPSYTTMGYRDNSGALINRENGLKYISVNHYVAGITWQPQPDRQFSVEGFYKGYNDYPFSVTDSVSLASKGADYGVYGDEEVLPVSNGRAYGFEILGRDKDILGFNTVFSYTYVRSEFREGDGKYIPAAWDNQHIFNITANKSLRKNWDFGFKWRYVGGAPYTPWDMETSSLRSAWNARGRGYLDYSRYNQLRLKAFHQLDFRVDKSYYFKKWSLMLYVDVQNAYNFKADQPADLILVEDANGNPVIDPNDPSRYELKTISPESGTVLPTIGVMIEF, from the coding sequence ATGAAGAAAATACTATTCCTGATTGTAACCTTACTTATTTCGTGGCCCGTGTTCAGCCAGCAGGAGAATAACGGCGTGGTGAAGGGGCGCGTTTTCAATGCCAGCAATAACCAGCCGGTTCCCTTTGCCAATGTGGTGGTATTTGGCACCAATACCGGAACGACTGCCGACATCAACGGAAACTTTAAGCTAACCGGATTGACGCCGGGCTTTATCAAGTTGCAGGTTTCATCAGTCGGTTTTCAGATAAATATCACTGAATCCTTCCGGGTGACCAACGCCAGCGAAGCGGAGATCAATATTCCGATGGAGGAATCGACGGTCAATCTGGATGCTGTAACCGTTAAACCTTCTCAATTCCGGAGACGGGAAGAGAGTCCGGTTTCGTTGCGGAGCATTGGCATCGATGAAATTGAAAAGAATCCGGGCGGCAACCGCGATATTTCCAAAGTCATCCAGAGTTATCCGGGCGTGTCTTCCACTCCTGCTTTTCGCAATGATGTGATTGTCCGGGGTGGTGGTCCTTCCGAGAATCGTTTCTTTCTGGATGACGTGGAAATCCCGAACCTAAACCACTTTGCCACGCAAGGTGCTTCGGGAGGCCCCGTCGGGATCATCAATGTCGATTTTATTCGTGAAGTGGATTTCTATTCCGGCGCTTTTCCGGCTGACCGGGGAAATGCCTTGAGTTCGGTGCTTGAATTCAAACAGAAAGACGGCAACAGTGATAAGATGAAATACCGGGCCACATTGGGAGCTTCCGATTTGGCTCTAACGCTCGACGGGCCTTTGTCAAAAAACACGACGGCGATTTTCTCGGCCAGGCGTTCGTACCTCCAGTTTCTTTTTAGTGCGTTGGGGCTTCCTTTTTTGCCCACCTACAACGATTTCCAGTTTAAGGTTCGCACCAAAATCGACGACAAAAACGAGGTGTACTTCACAGGAATTGGCGCCCTCGACCAGTTCAAACTGAATACCGATGCCAACAAAACAGAAGAGCAGCGCTATATTTTGGGGTACTTGCCGGTGAATAAGCAGTGGAGCTATGCGGTAGGTGCCGTTTATAAACACTACCGTGAAAAGGGCTATGATACCTGGGTCGTCAGTCAAAACCGACTCAATAACATTCAGTACAAGTACCAGAATAATGTGGAAAAACCGGAGAACCTGTTGCTCGATTACGATTCGTATGAGCGGGAAACCCGGTTCCGTTTTGAGCACAACTACACATCATCCAATGGGTTTCGGTTGAACTACGGCGCAGGTCTGCAATATGCCGAATATTTTAATCGTACCTACCGAAAGAATTTCATCAACGGTCAATTGGCCGAGCTGAACTACCGGACTGATTTGTCGTTTTGGAAGTATTCTTTCTTTGGACAGGCGAGCCAGCACTTTTTAGACGAAAGGCTGGTATTATCATTGGGATTGCGCGCTGATGCCAACAATTATTCAGCACAAATGAATAACCTGTTACAGCAGCTTTCGCCTCGTTTTTCTGCCAGCTACAACTTTACTCCATCACTTTCAGCGAGCATGAATACCGGTCGTTATTACCAATTGCCATCCTACACCACCATGGGCTACCGCGACAATTCGGGCGCGTTAATCAACCGGGAGAATGGATTGAAGTACATCTCGGTGAATCATTACGTAGCCGGAATAACCTGGCAGCCCCAGCCCGACCGGCAATTCTCGGTAGAAGGCTTTTACAAGGGCTACAACGATTATCCGTTCTCGGTTACCGATTCGGTTTCGCTGGCCAGCAAGGGCGCTGATTACGGTGTTTATGGCGATGAGGAAGTATTGCCCGTCAGTAACGGACGGGCCTACGGTTTCGAAATTCTGGGCCGCGACAAAGATATCCTCGGCTTCAACACGGTGTTTTCTTACACCTATGTTCGAAGCGAATTCCGCGAAGGCGATGGAAAATACATTCCTGCAGCGTGGGACAACCAGCATATTTTCAATATTACGGCGAACAAAAGCCTCAGGAAAAACTGGGATTTCGGATTCAAGTGGCGTTACGTTGGCGGCGCGCCTTACACTCCGTGGGACATGGAAACTTCATCGCTTCGTAGTGCATGGAATGCCCGAGGAAGAGGTTACCTCGATTATAGCCGCTATAACCAGCTCCGGCTGAAAGCTTTTCATCAACTCGATTTCCGGGTAGATAAATCGTATTATTTCAAGAAATGGTCGCTGATGCTGTATGTGGATGTGCAAAATGCTTACAACTTCAAAGCCGATCAACCGGCTGACCTGATTCTGGTGGAAGATGCCAACGGGAATCCGGTCATCGACCCGAATGATCCAAGTCGTTATGAGTTGAAAACCATCAGCCCGGAAAGTGGGACTGTACTTCCCACCATCGGTGTGATGATTGAGTTTTAA
- a CDS encoding succinate dehydrogenase cytochrome b subunit, with protein sequence MSSFMKASIGRKFFMSLTGLFLIVFLFVHLTLNLLLTFDDSGVLFNEAAHFMATNPIIKIMEPILALGFIIHIIWSGWITLENMKARPKGYQAGDNLLKWYAPAKNMFILGGMVLIFLIIHLFNFYVKIKFTGSPLLDQAAPGLGADVHNTYALVKTLFVDYPVYDIIYILGGILVGLHISHGFWSAFQTIGLNNSKWMIRLKFLAHLVAFLIGAGFAYIPLYFLIKF encoded by the coding sequence ATGAGCAGTTTCATGAAAGCCTCGATTGGGCGGAAGTTTTTTATGAGCTTAACAGGACTTTTTCTGATTGTTTTCCTGTTTGTTCACCTTACACTGAACCTGCTCCTGACGTTTGACGACTCGGGAGTTTTGTTCAATGAGGCCGCGCATTTCATGGCTACGAATCCAATTATTAAAATAATGGAACCGATCCTGGCACTTGGTTTCATTATCCACATTATTTGGTCGGGATGGATTACCCTCGAAAACATGAAGGCGAGACCGAAGGGATATCAGGCCGGCGACAACTTATTGAAATGGTATGCACCGGCAAAGAACATGTTCATTCTGGGAGGCATGGTTCTTATCTTCCTGATCATCCACCTTTTCAACTTTTACGTAAAAATTAAATTTACCGGTTCACCTTTGCTGGATCAAGCAGCTCCGGGATTAGGAGCAGATGTTCACAATACCTACGCATTGGTTAAAACCCTTTTCGTTGATTACCCGGTTTATGATATCATTTACATCCTGGGAGGTATTCTGGTCGGACTCCACATTTCACATGGTTTCTGGAGCGCTTTCCAAACCATTGGCCTGAATAACAGCAAATGGATGATTCGTCTGAAGTTTCTGGCTCACCTGGTGGCTTTCCTCATCGGTGCCGGATTTGCTTACATCCCGCTGTATTTCCTCATTAAGTTTTAA
- a CDS encoding fumarate reductase/succinate dehydrogenase flavoprotein subunit: MSNIDSKIPEGPLAEKWSRHKAAIRVVSPANKRKLDIIVVGTGLAGASAAASLGELGYNVKAFCYQDSPRRAHSIAAQGGINAAKNYQNDNDSVYRLFYDTIKGGDYRAREANTYRLAEVSPNIIDQCVAQGVPFAREYGGTLANRSFGGVLVSRTFYARGQTGQQLLLGAYSALNRQIDAGSVEMYARHEMLDVVLVDGKARGIIVRDLTNGEIKRFGAHAVVMATGGYGNVFFLSTNAMGSNGSAAWQAYKKGAYFSNPCYVQIHPTCIPVHGSQQSKLTLMSESLRNDGRVWVPKKKEDAERLRKGEISAVDIKDEDRDFYLERRYPSYGNLVPRDVASRAAKERCDAGFGVNAEGKAVFLDFKYAIERLGRETIEKRYGNLFQMYEKITDVDPYTHPMQIYPAIHYAMGGTWVDYNLMTSIPGLYAIGEANFSDHGANRLGASALMQGLADGYFILPYTIGDYLAGEIMVPKIDTNTPEFDEAEKNVTGRLEKLYNIKGDQPVDYFHKKLGHIMWEYVGMSRNEEGLKKAIEEIAELKKEFWSNVRVPGEMNNINPELEKAGRLADFLDIGDLMARDALTRNESCGGHFREESVTEDGEAKRNDEIGCYASAWEFQGEDKEPVMHREELVFENVKLTQRSYK, translated from the coding sequence ATGAGCAACATAGATTCCAAAATACCTGAAGGCCCGTTGGCCGAAAAGTGGTCTCGTCATAAAGCTGCTATCCGCGTAGTAAGTCCTGCCAATAAACGAAAACTTGATATCATCGTTGTGGGAACCGGACTGGCCGGAGCTTCGGCTGCCGCATCGCTGGGCGAACTGGGATACAATGTGAAAGCATTCTGTTACCAGGATAGTCCGCGTCGCGCCCACTCCATTGCCGCACAGGGCGGTATTAACGCTGCAAAAAACTATCAGAACGATAACGACTCAGTTTATCGTCTGTTTTACGATACGATTAAAGGAGGTGACTACCGTGCCCGCGAAGCGAACACTTATCGTCTGGCCGAAGTCTCTCCCAACATTATTGACCAGTGTGTTGCACAAGGTGTTCCGTTTGCCCGTGAATACGGAGGAACGCTGGCCAACCGCTCATTTGGTGGTGTACTGGTCAGCCGTACATTTTACGCTCGCGGACAGACCGGACAGCAGTTATTGCTGGGTGCTTACTCTGCCCTCAACCGCCAGATTGATGCCGGCAGCGTAGAAATGTACGCCCGTCACGAAATGCTCGACGTCGTGCTTGTCGACGGGAAAGCCCGCGGAATTATTGTCCGTGACCTGACGAACGGCGAAATCAAACGTTTTGGTGCGCACGCTGTGGTAATGGCAACCGGAGGTTACGGAAACGTATTCTTCCTGTCGACCAACGCAATGGGTTCTAACGGTTCTGCCGCATGGCAGGCCTACAAAAAGGGCGCTTACTTCTCCAATCCTTGTTATGTACAGATTCACCCAACCTGTATTCCGGTTCACGGTTCACAACAGTCGAAACTGACGTTGATGTCCGAATCGCTGCGTAACGACGGACGGGTTTGGGTTCCGAAGAAAAAAGAAGATGCTGAACGTCTTCGCAAAGGCGAAATCAGTGCAGTCGACATCAAAGACGAAGACCGTGACTTTTACCTCGAACGCCGTTATCCGTCATACGGTAACCTCGTTCCCCGCGATGTTGCATCACGTGCTGCCAAAGAGCGCTGCGATGCCGGTTTCGGTGTAAATGCTGAAGGTAAAGCGGTATTCCTCGATTTCAAATACGCCATTGAGCGTCTGGGTCGCGAGACCATCGAAAAACGCTATGGTAACCTTTTCCAGATGTACGAAAAGATTACCGATGTTGATCCGTACACACATCCGATGCAGATTTATCCGGCTATCCACTATGCCATGGGGGGTACTTGGGTTGATTACAACCTGATGACTTCGATTCCCGGATTGTATGCCATTGGCGAAGCTAACTTCTCTGATCACGGTGCCAACCGCCTTGGTGCTTCAGCTTTGATGCAGGGGCTGGCCGACGGTTATTTCATCCTGCCATACACCATTGGTGATTACCTGGCCGGCGAAATCATGGTACCAAAGATTGACACCAATACACCCGAATTTGATGAGGCCGAAAAGAATGTAACCGGACGGTTGGAAAAACTCTACAACATCAAAGGAGACCAGCCGGTGGATTACTTCCACAAAAAGCTGGGGCACATCATGTGGGAATATGTGGGTATGTCGCGTAACGAAGAGGGCCTGAAAAAAGCCATCGAAGAGATTGCCGAACTGAAAAAAGAGTTCTGGAGCAATGTACGCGTTCCCGGTGAAATGAATAACATCAATCCGGAGCTTGAAAAAGCCGGCCGTTTGGCTGACTTCCTCGACATTGGTGACCTGATGGCCCGTGACGCGCTGACCCGCAACGAATCGTGCGGAGGCCACTTCCGTGAAGAATCAGTTACCGAAGACGGTGAAGCTAAACGTAACGACGAAATCGGTTGTTATGCTTCAGCCTGGGAATTCCAGGGCGAAGACAAAGAACCGGTGATGCATCGTGAAGAGCTGGTATTCGAGAACGTGAAACTCACCCAGAGAAGTTATAAATAA